A portion of the Clostridium gelidum genome contains these proteins:
- a CDS encoding HutD family protein has product MKYNVELIKQENYKPTFWSGGMATELITYPLDSDYTSRNFLWRLGVAKIDILESTFSTLPNVSRKFMVIEGQITLDHEHKCTKLLNPFEQDSFSGDWKTKTYGKASVFNLMTKENYHGELIHLNISPKKQFDFKYEPSINKGIVAICFYVVNESFKTFLNDKIYSVNTNDLLLINHIKPNSIHKFMFSNESLRVTNIVSSIIYTS; this is encoded by the coding sequence ATGAAATATAATGTTGAATTAATAAAGCAAGAAAATTATAAACCAACATTTTGGTCTGGTGGTATGGCTACAGAATTAATAACATATCCATTAGATTCTGATTATACAAGTAGAAATTTTTTATGGAGACTAGGCGTTGCTAAAATCGATATATTAGAATCTACTTTTAGTACGCTTCCCAATGTATCACGAAAGTTTATGGTTATTGAAGGACAAATAACTCTTGACCATGAACATAAGTGTACAAAATTGCTTAATCCCTTTGAGCAAGATAGTTTTTCGGGAGATTGGAAAACTAAAACTTATGGCAAAGCCTCTGTTTTTAATTTAATGACTAAGGAAAATTATCATGGTGAATTAATTCATTTAAATATTAGTCCTAAAAAACAATTTGATTTTAAATATGAACCTTCAATAAATAAAGGCATAGTAGCAATTTGCTTCTATGTTGTAAATGAAAGTTTTAAGACTTTCTTAAACGATAAAATTTATAGTGTTAATACTAATGATTTATTATTGATAAATCACATAAAACCAAATTCTATACATAAATTCATGTTTTCTAATGAATCATTACGTGTCACCAATATTGTTTCAAGCATAATTTACACTTCTTAA
- a CDS encoding GumC domain-containing protein: MGYSDSNFIYLKTTSMEKYYDNLVKAEYICEYFPMITKIIVRKVIEGVLKDIAEKHTLEGNVAAWDLLNSIKLNSKFSVPDEIYNSIEIILVNGYEHASHNNKNKKNSKHPIEVLETIHKILCWYLKETESQKIMLIKDLSFKAPSTIEYGQKEINKIKDDISLKDNQINNLRQKIIGLGSQWNRISEINEVIIIIKEEKAYLESIQISLTKKVQGQKDQVADVENNHKAIIKKSEKLKENCNEIQELIFSTESQLVKAEIQKQELKNLVNKLDEKDQAIRRIEQTLDEELSTVRKAYENLAKLSTQYQDILETIEFSYDKELQKILEAKTNNVTMQISFEDRIFNENIINYTKNIGEAKRKILIVKELLNETIKREIKYELFYKGFFKLKDKELRIIYTMITNIDNTSNLISKTRELLSNSSEDKFLESINKNLKELKNVNDDEIRLVLYYKLIKLSQVSLGNIYNRRQFIHALDTIVDKAYETLMSKKDFKGRIRKLDAISAYYLEKLILNLKSKNSNLQINDELTDKIYKNIINLKQSVENIEKEKIYYDKFNLDTMSETALKSSIKLHVYDFILIMVDLGGIFSYKDIAAIIFEVDRLIVQRPALKIYEEETLTTNFSNEYFIIRLFLCSEATFFSQKQQEDLAPLLVIVIMSINLISDNCEIGLESYNSMVDLWKRKQQTYNDIYIEKKDQGSELELLIKEKSELELNYGNLLESYDTLVRDYNNYDEEFKNIVINSEKIILLPSYTDYYKLLSKKEVVENNIDEAKNKFGTLKSILSPGVWKDQANKIINESNILELEKSLIEEAKEKPYFKKEYKVFEDLKTKIEDTNELINKEKENIKNKDSLIDNMNTKINEFQRQLNKIKELYSDIEEGYY, translated from the coding sequence ATGGGCTATAGTGATAGTAATTTTATATATTTAAAAACTACTAGTATGGAAAAGTATTATGACAATTTAGTGAAAGCAGAATATATATGCGAATATTTTCCTATGATTACAAAAATCATCGTTAGAAAAGTAATAGAAGGAGTCCTGAAAGATATAGCAGAAAAACATACATTAGAAGGCAATGTAGCTGCATGGGACTTACTTAATAGTATTAAATTAAATTCTAAGTTTTCTGTACCAGATGAAATTTATAATTCTATTGAGATTATATTAGTTAATGGATATGAGCACGCTTCTCACAATAATAAGAATAAAAAGAATTCTAAGCATCCTATAGAAGTTTTAGAAACTATCCATAAAATTTTATGCTGGTATCTTAAGGAAACAGAATCACAAAAAATAATGTTGATTAAAGACTTGAGTTTTAAAGCTCCAAGTACTATTGAATATGGGCAAAAAGAAATTAATAAAATTAAAGATGACATTTCATTAAAGGATAACCAGATTAATAATTTAAGGCAAAAAATTATTGGATTAGGGAGTCAATGGAATAGGATAAGTGAGATAAATGAAGTTATAATAATAATAAAGGAAGAAAAAGCTTATTTAGAATCTATACAAATTTCATTAACTAAAAAAGTTCAGGGACAAAAAGACCAAGTAGCGGATGTGGAAAATAATCACAAAGCAATTATAAAAAAAAGTGAGAAATTAAAGGAGAACTGTAATGAAATTCAAGAACTGATTTTTAGTACAGAAAGTCAACTTGTTAAGGCTGAGATACAAAAGCAAGAATTAAAAAATTTAGTTAATAAATTAGATGAAAAAGATCAAGCAATAAGGAGAATTGAACAAACATTAGATGAAGAATTAAGTACAGTGAGAAAAGCATATGAAAATTTAGCAAAGTTATCTACTCAATATCAAGATATTTTAGAAACTATAGAATTTTCATATGATAAAGAATTACAAAAAATATTAGAGGCAAAAACAAACAATGTTACAATGCAAATTAGTTTTGAAGATAGAATCTTCAATGAAAATATAATTAATTATACTAAAAATATAGGTGAAGCTAAAAGAAAGATATTAATAGTTAAAGAGCTGTTAAATGAAACGATTAAGAGAGAAATTAAATATGAGTTATTTTATAAAGGTTTTTTTAAATTGAAAGATAAAGAGCTTAGAATTATTTATACTATGATTACTAACATTGATAACACATCTAACTTAATAAGTAAGACTAGAGAATTGTTATCAAATTCTAGTGAGGATAAATTTTTAGAATCAATAAATAAAAACTTGAAAGAACTAAAAAATGTAAATGATGATGAAATTAGATTAGTTTTATATTATAAGTTAATAAAATTATCTCAGGTTTCTCTAGGGAATATATATAATAGAAGACAATTTATACACGCTTTAGATACAATTGTAGATAAGGCATATGAAACCTTAATGAGTAAAAAGGATTTTAAAGGTAGAATAAGAAAATTAGATGCAATAAGTGCATATTACTTAGAGAAATTAATATTAAATTTAAAAAGTAAAAATAGTAACTTACAAATAAATGATGAGTTAACAGATAAAATTTATAAAAATATTATAAATTTGAAACAAAGTGTGGAAAATATAGAAAAAGAAAAGATATATTATGATAAATTCAATTTAGATACTATGTCAGAAACAGCACTTAAATCATCTATAAAGTTACATGTATATGATTTTATATTAATAATGGTAGATTTGGGAGGAATTTTTTCATATAAGGATATAGCAGCTATTATATTTGAAGTTGATAGATTGATAGTTCAAAGACCAGCATTAAAAATATATGAGGAAGAAACTTTGACAACAAATTTTTCAAATGAATATTTTATAATTCGTTTATTTTTATGTAGTGAAGCTACCTTTTTTAGTCAAAAGCAGCAAGAAGACCTAGCGCCATTATTAGTAATTGTAATAATGAGTATAAATTTAATATCAGATAATTGTGAGATTGGTTTAGAAAGTTATAATAGCATGGTGGATCTATGGAAGCGTAAGCAACAAACATATAATGACATTTATATAGAAAAAAAGGATCAGGGAAGTGAATTAGAATTATTGATAAAAGAGAAAAGTGAATTAGAACTTAATTACGGAAATTTATTAGAGTCTTATGATACATTAGTCAGGGATTATAATAATTATGACGAAGAGTTTAAGAATATTGTAATTAATTCAGAAAAAATAATTCTTTTGCCATCATATACGGATTATTATAAGTTACTTAGTAAAAAAGAAGTGGTTGAAAATAATATTGATGAAGCTAAAAACAAATTTGGAACATTAAAAAGTATACTTTCTCCAGGAGTTTGGAAGGATCAGGCTAATAAGATTATTAATGAATCTAATATTTTAGAATTAGAGAAGTCATTAATTGAAGAAGCAAAAGAAAAACCATATTTTAAAAAAGAATATAAGGTTTTTGAAGATCTGAAGACAAAAATTGAAGATACAAATGAATTAATAAATAAAGAAAAAGAAAATATAAAGAATAAGGATTCGTTAATTGATAATATGAACACTAAAATTAACGAATTTCAAAGGCAACTTAATAAAATAAAAGAGTTATATAGTGATATAGAGGAAGGATACTATTAA
- a CDS encoding 5-formyltetrahydrofolate cyclo-ligase, with amino-acid sequence MAIFNDKKILRKEILAKRKNIDTVEKEEKDRKILEKFYESKYYIEAKNIFIYISYDSEINTKGIINKALMDNKKIYVPRTEFKTRLMDAVKITSLDNLIESEYGILEPSAEEPHIDPNGLDLIVVPGVAFDINGGRMGYGAGFYDRYFEKISKDNMKKVIKLALAYDFQILEKIPMNEQDVPVNYIITETKFIHR; translated from the coding sequence ATGGCAATCTTTAATGATAAAAAGATATTAAGAAAAGAAATTTTAGCCAAACGTAAAAATATAGATACAGTTGAAAAAGAAGAAAAAGACAGAAAAATATTAGAGAAATTTTATGAAAGTAAATATTATATAGAAGCAAAAAATATTTTCATTTATATATCATATGATTCAGAAATAAATACTAAAGGAATAATAAATAAAGCTTTAATGGATAATAAAAAAATTTATGTTCCAAGAACTGAATTCAAAACAAGGCTTATGGATGCTGTAAAAATCACATCATTAGATAATTTAATAGAAAGTGAATATGGAATTTTAGAGCCATCAGCGGAAGAACCACATATTGATCCGAATGGATTAGATTTAATTGTGGTGCCAGGAGTAGCTTTTGATATAAATGGTGGGAGAATGGGGTACGGAGCGGGTTTTTATGATAGATACTTTGAAAAAATCAGTAAGGATAATATGAAAAAAGTTATAAAATTAGCATTAGCTTATGATTTTCAAATATTAGAGAAGATACCAATGAATGAGCAAGATGTACCGGTAAATTATATTATAACTGAAACTAAATTCATACACCGATAA
- a CDS encoding HD domain-containing protein, whose product MNNVITRNEAIDLLKKYNKEPFHILHALTVEGVMRWYAEQLGYGDEVEYWGMVGLLHDIDFEMWPEEHCVKAAELLREANISDEMIYAICSHGYGICVEIKPNHTMEKILFATDELTGLIGAAARMRPSKSVMDMELSSLKKKFKDKKFAAGCSRDIIKSGAELLEWNLDELLEKTIMAMRLCEESVNESMKDFE is encoded by the coding sequence ATGAACAATGTAATTACAAGAAACGAAGCAATTGATTTACTTAAGAAATATAACAAGGAGCCATTTCATATACTTCATGCTCTTACAGTGGAAGGGGTTATGAGATGGTATGCAGAACAATTAGGATATGGTGATGAAGTAGAATATTGGGGAATGGTAGGTCTGTTACATGATATTGATTTTGAAATGTGGCCAGAAGAACATTGTGTAAAGGCTGCAGAATTATTAAGAGAAGCTAATATAAGTGATGAAATGATTTATGCTATCTGCAGTCATGGATATGGAATTTGTGTTGAAATAAAACCTAATCATACTATGGAAAAAATATTATTTGCTACAGATGAATTAACTGGATTAATAGGTGCAGCTGCAAGAATGCGTCCTTCAAAGAGTGTTATGGATATGGAACTATCTAGTTTAAAGAAAAAGTTTAAGGATAAAAAGTTTGCAGCAGGATGTTCAAGAGATATTATTAAAAGTGGAGCAGAATTGCTTGAATGGAATTTAGATGAACTTTTAGAAAAAACAATTATGGCAATGAGATTATGTGAAGAATCTGTAAATGAAAGTATGAAAGACTTTGAATAG